The nucleotide window TGAACACCGGCCTTACTCGGGCTCTTTGATGCCGCAGCACATGGCACGGCCCCTCCCCCGACCCCATCCGGCCCACGTCGAACAGCACGTGCTTAGCGGGCTAGACTCCGCGCGCCCAAATCATGAGACGCGCTTCATCTAGCGGGCTAGATAAGGCGTGGATCAACATACGTCGACGCTCGTTGCGACTGCAAGCCGATAAGTCGTAGATCACACCGTTGCCCGATTCGTCATGGACACGACCAGTCAATAAGCGTTCTAGACGTGGGTAGTTGTGCCATTTAGCAAATTCCGTCTAGCACAGTAGATAATCAAGGTTGGCGGTTCGGGCTGAACTGCCCCCGCATGGCAACGGACAGGAGTGATTCCCCATGGGCGAAGAGAGCCCGCCCGGCCGCGAGCAGACGATGGCCCAGCGCCTCGACTTCCTGATCCGGACCCTGCACCCGCCCGGCCGCGGGCCGTACACCTACCTGGAGATCGCTGACGGCACCAAGCAGCTGCCCGGCCCCTCCGTGTCCCACGGCACTGTGCAGACCATCCACAAGGGCGTCAACACCAACCCCGGCATCGACTCGATCCGCGCCCTCGCCGGCTTCTTCGGAGTCAGCACCGGCTATCTGGCCGACGGAGAGAACTCCACCGCGGTCGAGAAGAGGCTGGAGGAGCGTATCGCCCGTCTGCACGAGGAGACCCGCAGGGCCGCCGCAGCCGACGAGTTCGCCCAGGTCCTGGAAGACGAGAACGTCCAGGCCGCCGCGTTCCGCCTCGGCGGCCTCTCGGCCGGATCCCTCAAGTCGGTCACCGCGCTGATCAAGCACCTCCGCAAAACCGAAGGCCTGCCGGACGTCAAGCCCGGCCGGGGCCGACGCACCAAGAGCTGAAACGACACGTCGAGCCCAAATCACCCAAAGCTGCATCTACCTGACATGTGAGCAACAATTTTCAGCCATTGTGAAAATTTCGCCTAAGCTCCATACCGACAGGGCAGTACAAATCCGGCTCGAAGCAGCAGTGCACCTTCCCGCCGGACGGCGAGAGGCAGTCGATGAGCTGGTGGAAGCGGGGCGACCGCGAGTGCGTCGCCATCGTCAACCAGCTGTCCATCCCACAGCCGTTCAACCTTGAAGCATTCTGCGAGGGCATAGCCGCCCTCCGCGGGAGGCCCCTCATCCTGCTGCCCCTCGACGGACCACCCGACCCAGCCCTGCCCTGCGGCATCTGGCTCGGCCTCGACGTCGCCGACCTCATCTTCTACGACGCCGCTGCTGCCGCCATCCTCAAGACGCAGATCGTCTTCCACGAGATCGCGCACATGCTCCTGGGTCACACCGCGCCCGAGCTCGACGTACCGCAGACGCCCTCCGAAGACGACCTCTCCCTGGCCGCCGAGCACTTCCAGCGCCTCCTCACCCGCACCCGCGGCGCCGTTTCCGCATTCGACCACCCCGACCTCCCGCTCGGCGCGATCATCCGCGCCGAAGCAACCCGGATCCGCGCCCTCGCGTCCATGACCGAAACCGTCGACGAGGAACTTGGGCTGGACCTCAGCCGCATCGCGCACCTGATGGGCCGTAGCAAGTTCGCCTCGCCCCAGGAACGCGCCGCCGAGACGCTGGCCACCCTCATCCACGAGCGGGCCAGCCGGCACACTACCCACTCCAGCTCCACCGAAGCCGAAGACCGCCTGGGCCGTCTCCACGACGCCCTCGGCCACCCGCTGCGGAACACCTGGTCGTGACGTGCAAGCCGTAGAGGTCGGCGTGCTCGCCATGCTCTGGACCGTCACGATCTGGCGCGCGCCCTCCGCCTTCCGCACCCCCAAACAGCGGGCCCTGTGGCTGTCCTTCGCCGCCTTGGCCGTCGCCATCACCCTGCGCGTGCCTGCCGTCATGCACAGTCTCGACGACTGGTTCCACGTCAACAGCCTCTCCACCCTCATCAAGCACTGGGCGGGCATCGTCGCGGCCGGCGCCGTCGTCGAGTTCGTCGCCGCCATCTCCCGCCCAGACCACCACCGAGGGTTCCGCCCCCGCCATTACACCGCCCTCGCCACGATGGGGCTCCTCGCAGTGCTCTTCCAGTTCGTCCCCCGCGAACACGAGGTCGACGACTTCTTCCTGGAACACGCCGGCAGCAGCTGGGCCACCGCCTACTACAGCGCCTTCCTCTCCTACCTCGGCTTCGCGATGGCCGCTTCCGCCCGGCTCTACTGGACCAGCGTCCGCCACGCCACCAGTCGCTTCCTGCGCTTCGGCCTGCGCCTAATGGCCATCGGCAGCACCTCCGGAGCCCTCTACGCCACCACGCGCGTCCTCTACCTCCTCGGCCGCCTCCTTGGGGTCACCCCCGTCACCACCGATGCGCTCGCCGACACCCTCACCGATCTCCTCAAGTACCTCTCCATCAGCCTCATCCTGATCGGCAGCAGCGTCCCTGCGCTCGGGGTCGCCTGCCGGACGATCAGGGACTGGCGCCGCCTCCGAAGCCTTCAGCCTCTCTGGCGCGACCTCACCACCTCCACCCCGGAGATCGTCCTCAAGGGCACACTTCTCCGCGGCCCCCGCCTTCGGCTCCATCGCTGCGTCATCGAGATCAGGGACGCAGGCCTCGCCCTCGCGCCCTACACCAGCGACGCGATCCGCGAAGCCGCATTCCGTACTGCGGACGCCGCCGGATACGACCACCAGAGCAGCCCTGCGGCGGAAGCCCTCCGGCTGCGCGCCGCCCGGGAGGCCAAGGCAACCGGTCTGCCGCCGGTCGCGGAGGTCCCGGAGGCTGGAGCCCAAGGCCTCCAGGACTCGGACTTCGACGCGGAGGTCGACCGACTCCTCCAGCTCGCGAGGGTGTACCACTCCCCCATGGCTGACGAGTTCGTTGCCAGACAGGCCGACAGCGAGGTCTAGAATGTCCTGTTCTGCGGCGAGGTGTTGGCGCGTGCCAACACCACCCGCGCTCCCTCTTGGGAGGAGGCGAATACCGACTCGAGCTGCATGAACGCTCAGTGGGGACCGGGTGCTACCCCCGTGCAAGTGTGTGCACAGGGGGCTACGGACCTCATTGGCACAAAGCCTCCTGGTCGCCTCTCTCCTCTACGGATCTGTACCTCGGGCCGGTACGGTGGCTCCCATGCTCATCGCACTGATCTCCGGCCGTAAGTCCATGAAGACAACGGCCGCCTCCCTTATCTGCCACGCTCTCGCGGCACGTACGGCGCCCCAGAGCTACGAGCCGATCGGCTACGACGCGGACTCCGCGAACCACTTCAAGATGTGGGCGGACGAGGCCGAGGACAACGAGGCGCTGGAGGAGTACCCGTTCCCTGTCCACTCGGTAGCCCACAACAGGTTCCAGAAGGCGGTCGTCCGCGAGTACCCCCACGAGGGAAAGGTCGGGGTCGTCGACACAGGCCACATGGAAGATCACGTACCGATCGCCAAATCCGTACTGATGGCCTCGGACGTCGCAATCCTGGTCCTGGAGCCCACCTTCAACGAGACCGAGCGCTTGGTGAAGCAGCTGAGTCTGTCCACGATCATGCGGGACGTGGACAAGCAGCGGGCCAATGAGGGAAAGCGCCCTCTGCGCCGGTTGATCATGCTCTCGAAGTACTACTCGGCGACCCGGGACTGGGAGGAGGTCCGGGACGACATCCTCGACCAGCAGGTCGAGAAGGACGAGCACGGGGATCCCGGCGCCTGGCTGGGATGGGAGATCCTGAGCACGAAAATCCCGTACCGAGCTGATCTGTCCCGAGTCGACGCCTTCAACCCTCCGAGCCCGGCGCTCGCCCGCAAGATGGGCTTTGACGAGCTGATCACCGAGCTGGAGCAGAAGGGGATCCTCCAGCATGACGTCTGAGAACACCACGCGGCGCCGGTCCTCGAAGACGAGCGGCGGTCTGCGAGCTGCAGCCAGAGCTGCCAAACCGACGGCACCAGAAGCGATCGCAGAAGAGGACCAGGCGCCGGCGATTTCCGAGACGGCAGAGGAGACCCCTTCGGTCCCCTCCGGGTTCAGCGACCGAGCCCTCGCAGTCCCGGCTCAGGCTGTGGTCGGTCAGGTTGCACCTGAGCCCAAGTTCCAGGTTGTTGCCGGGGGCCGCGGGCAGGGCGGGCACATGCTCGCGCTGGAAGACCTCCCTGACCCGGTGGAGATTGCCGACACCACCCTGCCTATGTCTGACGGGGACAACCACGTCCTCATGCAGTCGGTGCGCGGAATCGCGCAGCTCAGCACAGCGTGGGAGGTGGCGGCAAAGTCCTGCGCGAACGTGAAGTCACGTCAGTTCCACCTCCGTCTCGGATACCTCAGCATGGATGACTTCCTCGCAGAGGAAGCCGGGGGTCGGCTGACCCGGGCACAGTTCTACGCACTGTGCCGAGCCTGGGAAACCCGTACGGCCTTCCATGCTGTGTACGGGTCGGCAGGACGGCTCGAGCTGGAAGGCTCCAGCAGCGACCCGGATGACGTCGAGGCTGACGGTGTGGTGGTTGCCGCCAGCACGCCCCCGGTACTCGACCAGAAGGCCTACGAGGCCTTCGCCCCGGTGCGTGCGAAGCACGGCGACGAGATCATGGTCAGTGTCTTCGAGACCGTGAAGGAGGCCACCGGGCAAGAGAAGCCGCCCGTACGGACCATCAAAGCGACCGTGCAGCGGGTGGCGAAGGTTCTTCCAGGTACCCCCGCTGACGAGATCATCGAAGAGGCGAGGAAGGCCGCTGCCGCGCATGCGCCGAAGCCTCGCACTCCGAAGGCAGGACCGGTCGTAGCCAGTACGACCGACCAGGACCGGCCCGGTGAAGTGGCGGCTCTTCAGCAGGAGGTCCGTCGTGCCCAGGAACTCGAGGTATCCATCGAAGGCCTGGCGAACGTGCCGGCCCGCACGCACCTCTCCGCACTGCTGACGGAAGCCCGCGCGAAGGGGACTGGGGACGACACCAGGCATGCGATCGACGGGCTGATCTCCCGGTACCGGAATATCGCCCTTGACCTGATGGAGAGGGGAAGCCAGGCGAAGGAGTTGGCGGACATGCTCGACACGATGCGTTCCGTCTAGACCTGTCTGAGCGCGGGTATCAACGAGTGCTCCACCCGTAGTCG belongs to Streptomyces sp. NBC_01244 and includes:
- a CDS encoding XRE family transcriptional regulator — encoded protein: MGEESPPGREQTMAQRLDFLIRTLHPPGRGPYTYLEIADGTKQLPGPSVSHGTVQTIHKGVNTNPGIDSIRALAGFFGVSTGYLADGENSTAVEKRLEERIARLHEETRRAAAADEFAQVLEDENVQAAAFRLGGLSAGSLKSVTALIKHLRKTEGLPDVKPGRGRRTKS
- a CDS encoding MAB_1171c family putative transporter — protein: MQAVEVGVLAMLWTVTIWRAPSAFRTPKQRALWLSFAALAVAITLRVPAVMHSLDDWFHVNSLSTLIKHWAGIVAAGAVVEFVAAISRPDHHRGFRPRHYTALATMGLLAVLFQFVPREHEVDDFFLEHAGSSWATAYYSAFLSYLGFAMAASARLYWTSVRHATSRFLRFGLRLMAIGSTSGALYATTRVLYLLGRLLGVTPVTTDALADTLTDLLKYLSISLILIGSSVPALGVACRTIRDWRRLRSLQPLWRDLTTSTPEIVLKGTLLRGPRLRLHRCVIEIRDAGLALAPYTSDAIREAAFRTADAAGYDHQSSPAAEALRLRAAREAKATGLPPVAEVPEAGAQGLQDSDFDAEVDRLLQLARVYHSPMADEFVARQADSEV